One part of the Malus sylvestris chromosome 2, drMalSylv7.2, whole genome shotgun sequence genome encodes these proteins:
- the LOC126604126 gene encoding protein mago nashi homolog, whose translation MAGEEETSEFYLRYYVGHKGKFGHEFLEFEFRPDGKLRYANNSNYKNDTIIRKEVYVTPAVVRECRRIISESEIMKEDDVNWPEPDRVGRQELEIVMGNEHISFTTSKIGSLVDVQSSKDPEGLRIFYYLVQDLKCFVFSLISLHFKIKPI comes from the exons ATGGCCGGAGAGGAAGAGACCAGCGAGTTCTACCTGAGGTACTACGTCGGCCACAAGGGCAAGTTCGGCCACGAGTTCCTGGAGTTCGAGTTTCGACCAGACGGCAAGCTCCGGTACGCCAACAATTCCAACTACAAGAACGACACCATCATTCGTAAGGAGGTCTACGTCACGCCTGCCGTCGTCAGGGAGTGCCGTCGTATCATCTCAGAGAGCGAG ATCATGAAGGAAGATGATGTGAACTGGCCAGAACCTGACCGTGTTGGGCGGCAGGAGCTTGAAATTGTAATGGGGAATGAGCATATCTCCTTCACTACTTCAAAGATCGGATCGCTTGTGGATGTCCAGAGTAGTAAGGATCCTGAAGGTCTTCGCATCTTTTATTATCTCGTTCAG GATCTGAAGTGCTTTGTGTTCTCTCTCATCTCGCTTcacttcaagatcaagccaaTATAA